A DNA window from Solanum lycopersicum chromosome 3, SLM_r2.1 contains the following coding sequences:
- the LOC101263679 gene encoding linamarin synthase 1-like, with amino-acid sequence MEKKGHAVCVPFPAQGHVIPFMKLAKLLHSRGFYVTFVNTEYNHRRLIRSQGPDFVKGFQDFQFETIPEGLPPSDRDATQDPASLCDSIRKNCSTPFRELLSKLISSPKVPPISCVISDGVMSFANKAAHEFGILDVQFWTASACGYMGYLQLDELTKRGIIPFKDYSFMEDGTLDRVVDGIPGMRNIRFKDLPSFIMTTDPHDILLNYLRDEAQNCLKSSAMIINTFTELERQVLEAIEARHPNIYVTGPLSLMEKTIPENELSSFRPSLWKEEFHCLEWLNKQEPSSVVFVNYGCVTLMSDNHLKEFAWGLANSKHPFLWIVRPDIVMGNSAVLPDEFLGEIKDRGLLATWCPQDQILSHPSIGVFLTHCGWNSTMESLSSGVPLICWPFFAEQQTNCRYACVEWGIGVEVNKDVKRQEIEAIIKDMLEGEKGKELKDKALEWKKKAAEATNIGGPSWKHFDTFLERLLLNRE; translated from the exons atggaGAAGAAGGGTCATGCAGTGTGTGTACCATTTCCTGCACAAGGTCATGTAATACCATTCATGAAATTAGCCAAATTATTGCACTCCAGAGGTTTCTATGTTACATTTGTCAACACTGAATATAACCATAGACGTCTAATCCGATCCCAAGGTCCTGACTTTGTGAAAGGCTTCCAGGATTTCCAATTTGAAACTATCCCGGAAGGGTTGCCACCATCAGATCGCGATGCAACTCAAGATCCTGCTTCCTTATGTGACTCCATAAGAAAAAACTGCTCGACTCCTTTTCGGGAATTATTATCGAAGCTTATTTCATCACCCAAAGTTCCACCAATTTCTTGTGTAATATCAGATGGTGTGATGAGCTTTGCTAATAAGGCTGCGCATGAATTTGGCATCCTTGATGTCCAATTTTGGACAGCCTCAGCTTGTGGTTATATGGGATACCTTCAATTGGATGAACTAACAAAAAGAGGCATTATCCCGTTTAAAG ATTACAGTTTTATGGAGGATGGTACACTGGATAGAGTTGTTGATGGAATTCCAGGAATGAGAAACATTAGGTTCAAAGACTTGCCAAGCTTTATCATGACTACTGATCCACATGATATTTTGTTAAACTACTTAAGGGATGAAGCACAAAATTGCTTGAAATCTTCTGCGATGATCATCAACACGTTCACTGAATTGGAACGCCAAGTCCTTGAAGCGATTGAAGCTAGACACCCAAATATTTATGTTACAGGTCCACTTTCCTTGATGGAAAAAACCATCCCAGAAAATGAATTGAGCTCATTTAGGCCAAGTTTATGGAAAGAAGAATTCCATTGTCTTGAGTGGCTGAATAAACAGGAACCAAGTTCTGTAGTATTTGTGAATTATGGATGTGTCACATTGATGTCAGACAATCACCTAAAAGAATTTGCGTGGGGACTTGCAAATAGCAAACACCCATTCTTGTGGATTGTTAGGCCTGACATAGTGATGGGTAATTCAGCCGTATTGCCTGATGAGTTTCTTGGAGAGATTAAAGACAGAGGATTATTAGCAACCTGGTGCCCACAAGATCAAATTCTTTCACACCCGTCTATTGGCGTATTTCTAACACATTGTGGATGGAACTCTACGATGGAAAGCCTAAGTTCAGGAGTTCCTCTAATTTGCTGGCCATTCTTTGCTGAGCAGCAAACAAATTGTAGATATGCTTGTGTAGAGTGGGGAATAGGTGTTGAGGTCAATAAAGATGTCAAGCGTCAAGAAATCGAAGCAATTATTAAGGATATGTTAGAAGGTGAAAAAGGTAAGGAGTTGAAAGACAAGGCGTTGGAGTGGaagaagaaagcagcagaagcaACTAACATTGGAGGGCCTTCATGGAAACACTTTGATACATTCTTGGAAAGACTTCTCCTTAATAGGGAATAG
- the LOC138347613 gene encoding uncharacterized protein — translation MAAPLNLEEGQSSTRPPRFNGHFYSWWKVRMHYYLMDEDSELWDIVLDGPVIPMMKEKYGEKTNLVPKPRQKYDEADRKKFEKGYKAKTLLICGIGPDEFNRVSACESAKEIWVCLKTAHEGTE, via the coding sequence ATGGCTGCTCCACTTAATCTCGAAGAAGGTCAGTCATCGACAAGacctcctcgtttcaatggacatttctacagttggtggaaagttagaatgcatTATTACCTCATGGATGAAGACAGCGAGTTATGGGATATTGTACTTGATGGACCGGTTATTCCGATGATGAAAGAAAAGTATGGTGAGAAAACTAATCTTGTTCCAAAGCCTAGACAGAAATACGACGAAGCTGAtagaaaaaagtttgaaaaggGCTACAAAGCAAAAACTCTTCTTATCTGtgggataggacctgatgagttCAACAGGGTTTCAGCTTGTGAGTCTGCTAAGGAAATTTGGGTCTGTTTGAAGACTGCTCATGAAGGAACTGAATAA